AAAAGTGCTAAAAATGAAGCTAAGAAAGCTTTTGGTATAGATGATATATTTATTGAAAAATATATAGAAGGACCAAAACATATTGAAATTCAAGTATTAGGAGATAAATATGGAAATGTGGTTCATCTTTATGAAAGAGATTGCTCTATTCAAAGAAGACATCAAAAAGTTATAGAAATAAGTCCAGCATCATCATTAGATGATAGTGTAAGAAATAAAATTTGCGAAGATGCTTTAAAAATAGCAAAATCTATGAATTATAGAAGTGCAGGAACTTTAGAATTCTTAGTAGATATGCATGGAAATCATTATTTTATAGAAATGAATCCAAGAGTTCAAGTTGAGCATACTATTACTGAAATGACTACAGGTATAGATATAGTTCAAAGTCAAATATTAATAGCAGAAGGATATAAATTAGATTCTGATGAAGTTGGAATAAAATCACAAGATGATGTAAATCCTAGAGGATTTGCTATTCAATGCAGAGTTACAACTGAAGATCCAGCAAACAACTTTTCACCAGATACAGGTAGGATAGATGTTTATAGAAGTGGTGCTGGATTTGGTATAAGACTTGATGGTGGTAATGGATTTGCTGGAGCAGTGATAAGTCCTTACTATGATAGTTTACTTGTAAAAACAACATCTTATTCTAGAACTTTTGAAGATGCAAGAAGAAAAGCAATTCGTGCAATAAAAGAATTAAATATTACAGGTGTTAAAACTAATATAGATTTCTTAATAAATGTATTAAATAATGAAACATTTAAAAAAGGACAATGTGATACAAACTTTATATCTGATAATCCACAATTATTTGATATAAATCCAAGAACTGACAAAGAATATAGATTATTAAAGTTTATTGGAGAAAAAGTTGTTAATGAAACAAAGGGAATAAAAAAAGAGTATGATGTTCCAGTTATTCCATCAGTAGATAATATAGGAAATCTAAGTGGTACAAAGCAAATTTTAGATGCTGAAGGACCAGAAGGGGTAGTTAAGTGGATAAAGAATCAAAAGAAACTTTTACTTACTGATACAACAATGAGAGATGCTCAACAATCACTTATGGCAACAAGAGTCAGAAGTAGAGATATGAAAAATATCGCTAAGGCCACTGCAGTTTATGGTAATGATTTATTTTCTCTTGAAATGTGGGGAGGAGCTACTTTTGATACAGCTTACAGATTTTTAAAGGAATCTCCATGGAGAAGATTAGAATCTTTAAGAAAAAGAATACCAAATGTTATGTTCCAAATGCTTATAAGAGGGGCAAATGGAGTAGGATACAAAAATTACCCAGATAACGTAATAAGAGAATTTATAAAAGAATCTGCAAAAAGTGGAATAGATATATTTAGAATCTTTGATTCTCTTAACTGGTCAAAGGGTATAGAAGTTGCTTTAGATGAAGTATTAAACTGTGGTAAGGTAGCTGAAGTTGCACTTTGTTATACAGGGGACATTCTTGATACTAACAGAGATAAATATAGCTTAGATTACTATGTGAGAAAAGCAAAAGAAATAGAAAAAATGGGTGCTCACATTTTAGCTATAAAGGATATGTCTGCATTACTTAAACCATATGCAGCTAAGAAGCTTATTACAGCTCTTAAAAATGAAGTGGAAATTCCAATTCATTTACATACTCATGATACTACTGGTAATGGTGTTGCAACAGTGCTTATGGCAGCTGATGCTGGTGTAGATATTGTAGATACAACATTTAATAGTATGTCAGGATTAACAAGTCAACCTGCACTTAACTCAATAGTTGCTGCTCTTAGCAATACAGATAGAGATACTGGTATTGACTTAAATGGTATACAAAAACTATCAGATTATTGGCATGATGTAAGACCAGTTTATAGTCAATTTGAGTCTGATCTTAAGTCCGGTAGTGTAGAAATTTATAATTATGAAATTCCAGGTGGACAATACTCAAATTTAAAACCACAAGTTGAAAGTTTTGGGCTAGGACATAGATTTGATGATGTAAAGAAAATGTATAAGACTGTTAATAATATGTTAGGTGATATTATTAAAGTTACTCCTTCATCTAAGATGGTGGGAGATATGGCAATATTTATGGTTCAAAATGACTTAACACCAGAAAATATATATGAAAAAGGAAAGAATTTAGCTTTTCCAGATTCAGTAGTTTCATATTTTAAAGGTATGATGGGGCAACCAGAAGGGGGATTCCCTGTAGAACTTCAAAAGTTAGTATTAAAAGGTGAAGAACCTATTACAGTAAGACCAGGTGAATTATTGCCATCAGAGGATTTTGATAAAATTAGAGAATATTTAAAAGAAAAATATAAGTATGAACCAACTAATAAAGATTTATTAAGTTATGCTTTATATCCAGATGTATTTGAAGATTTCATTAAGTTTATTCTTGAATATGGTGATATGAGCCGTATGGGAAGTGATGTATTCTTCCATGGATTATCAGAAGGCGAAACTAGTGAAATAGAGATTGCTGAAGGTAAGACAATGATTGTTAAGTTAATAGAAATAGGTAAGCTTGATAATGAAGGAAACAGAACATTAGATTTTGAAATCAACGGAAATAGAAGAGAAATTAAAATAAAGGACAAGACAGAAAGAATTAATAAGAATTTAGGACCAGATGAAGGTTCTAAGATGGCTGATCCTTCAAATAAACTTGAAGTTGGAGCTAGTATACCAGGAACTATTGTTAAGGTATTAGTTGAAAAAGGACAAGAAGTTAAAGAAGGAGATAGTTTAATAGTAGTTGAAGCGATGAAGATGGAAACAAATATTGTAGCAGCTGCTAATGGAACTGTTGAAGCAATTTTAGTAGAAGAAGGACAACAAGTTAAAACTGGAGAATTGTTAATTAAGTTAGTATAGGAAAAGAGGCTATCGCAATAACAAATGAAAATTTGTAGGCGAGAGCCTTTTTTAGTGCACTGTATTTTTATTAAAGAGGTGATTGTTTATGAAAAAATTATTTAGGCATGATTTAAGAATTAATAAAGAACAAACAATGGTGAGTATAACAGATATTATAGAAGAAGATATTAATAAAAGTGGTATAAAAGATGGAATAGTTATAGTATTTTGTCCTCATACTACAGCAGGTATAACAATAAATGAAAATGCAGATCCAGATGTAGTAAGAGATATAATTTATGGCCTTGAAAAGGTATATCCTACAAGAGATAAAAATTATAAACATTTTGAGGGAAATTCTCATGCCCATATGAAAGCTTCTACAATGGGAGCTTCGCAAACTCTTATAGTAGATGATGGTAAGATGGTACTTGGAATTTGGCAAGATATATACTTTTGTGAGTTTGATGGGCCGAGAGATAGAAAATTTTTCGTTAAAATAATGGAAGGATAAAAAATAATTTATAAAGTATTGACTATAACCTTACGTAAGCCCGTATAATTCAAGATGAAAAGGATAGTAGGGGGTAAAAATTATGGTAAATGGAAAATATACAGCTGGTGAACTTGCGAAATTGTGTGGAGTTTCTGTAAGAACAATAAGATATTATGATGTAAAAGGATTATTGAAACCTATTGAATATTCTGAAGCTGGATATAGATATTATGATGATAGTTCAATTAATACATTACAAAAAATATTAATGCTAAAATATTTAGGATTTTCTTTAGAGAAGATTATTGAAATTATTAATAGCAATCTAGGGGAAAATTTGAGTCAGTCGCTTAAGGAACAAAGAAGACTACTTATGGAGAAAAGGGAACATATTAATTTAATAATTAATGCAGTAGAAGAAGCAGAAAGATATAGCGATAGCTGGGAGAGCTTAATTAAAATTATTAGTCTTACCAATGAAAAAGAAGAAGTAATAAAACAATATAGTACAGATATTAACCTTAATAAAAGAATGAATATTCATGATAAATTTAGTACTAATAGCTACGGATGGCATAAATGGGTGTTTGATAAAATGAAATTAAAAGAAAATATGAGGATTCTTGAAATCGGTTGTGGTAATGGAGCTTTGTGGTTAAATAACTTAAATAGGATTCCTAAAGGATGTAATATATTTCTAACAGATTATTCAGAAGGAATGTTAGAAAAGGCAAAAAGAAATATTATTAGTAATAATGATGTAAAATTTCAATTTATGCAAAAAGATGCTGATAATTTTGAAATAGATGAAGATAAATTTGATATTATTATTGCCAATCATGTATTGTTTTATATAAAAAATAGAGAAAAATTATTTTATAGTATTAGAAGACTTTTAAAGAATGAAGGTGTTTTTTATTGTTCTACTATAGGGAGAGAACACATGTTAGAACTTCATAATTTAGCATATGAGTTTGATGAAAGGATATGTATTCCACATGATGAAATGTGTAATGAATTTTCTTTAGAAAATGGTAAGGAGCAACTTAGTAAGGCATTTAATAGAGTTAGTAGAATTGATTATGAAGATAGTTTAATTGTTGATGATAGTAAAGCATTATATGATTATGTTTATTCAATTCCAGGTAATGCAGCGAATCTTATTGACAATTCTAAGAAAGATTTCAAAGAATTTTTAGATGATAAGATAGAAAAAGAAGGTGCTATTTATATTAATAAATCTACTGGAATTTTTAGATGTCATTAGGGATAGAAGGAAAAATAAATAATATCGTATAAACATTATAAAATAGGAAAATATAAGTTTGAAGTAATAGTTAAGAGGTGAAATTATGGTGAATAGCAAAACAGATTATACAACTTCAGATCCATCATCTAAGAAGTATGGTAAGAAAGTGAAAGATAAAGGAAATGAAAAAACAATTTATGGTTCATATGAGCCATCTACACGTACAGATTTTAAATAAATTTGCAATTGAAATGAGCTGTTGTGCAATAGTGTACAATAGCTCATTTCAATATATTTAAAATATTTCGAGGATTTCTACAAAATAGTTATTACTTGGTGCTTCAACTTCAACAATATCTCCAACAGTTTTACCAAGTAAAGCTTTACCTAAGCCAGACTCGATACTTATATGCATATTTTCTGGATCTAAATCCATAGTAGTTACTAAAGTAACAATTTCTTCATCATTTGTATCAACAAACTTAATTTTAGCTTTACTATTAAGATTTAAGACAGAATTATCGCTATCAGTTTCATCGATAATAATAGCTGTTGATATCATTGTCATTAAATATTGTATCCTGTTATCATTGGCTCTATAATTTGCACAAGCTTCTTTATATTCTGCATTTTCAGAACGGTCACCATGAGCAGCAGCAATAAGTTTTTCCTTAGCTATTTCAGCTCTTTTAACAGTCATTCTATAATCTAATTCTTCTTGTAATTTTTTTATATTCTCTTTAGTGAGCTTATTATTCATAAAAAATTAAACCTCCCCGATATTATTATGTAAATATTATATAACATATAAGGGGATATAAAAAATATACAGATATAGTTTTATTATATTGTTTAGAAATTAGTGATAAGGTATAATTATTTATATGTAATTAATTTGAAAATGCAAAATGAAGGGAGAATACTAATGGATAGAAATGATTTTTCCCATTTAGAAGATCAGATTAGGGCTACGGTAGAAAATGCTGCAAGATATGTAGAGTTCGCTAAAGTAAGGGTAAATAATACAGCAGAAGATACTCTAAACGAAGTGATATCAAAATTTAAGAATACATCTGATTATTTTGAGAGAAAAGTTCAAGAAAATATTTCTCAATATAATTATTCTAAGAATAGAAATGATGCTATAAGGGTAAAGGATAATGTTACTAATATGTATATAGCAAAAAAGCCAGCAGGTAGAGTTTCAGGAATAGTTCTTAATGTAATTGGAACTATAGGAACTATAGGATTTGCTATACCATTAGTGATATGTTCTATAATTAAGATATCAAGTGAATATGCATTAGTAGGTATGAATATAGCAATATATATATTAGCATTATTTTTTATACTTAGTATTTCTTTATCTTATAAGGGAGCTAGTTTAAGAAATAGGGTAAAACGATTTAGAAAATACGTGAGATGTCTTTCAGGAAGAAATTATTGTAGGATAGATGAATTAGCCAGCTCTGTTGCTAAGAATAATAGTTTTGTAATTAAAGATTTAAAAAAAATGATAAGATTAGATATGTTTAGGGAAGGTCATATTGACGATGAAAAGAGTTACTTTATGTTAAGTAATAAAGTTTATGAAGAATATCTTAATTCAAAAGAATCTTATAAAAGAAGAAAAGCAGAAGAGGAAAATAAAGATAAAAACGTTGATAAAGATGATGACAGTGAGAAAAGTGATATTGAATTGATAAGTGAAATGAGAGAAAAGTATATTTCTGAAATAAAGTATGCTAATGATGTTATCGAAGAAAAAGAAATCTCTATGAAACTAGATAGGCTTGAAAGAATTGTAGATGAAATTTTTAAGCAAGTAGAAAAAAATCCAGAAAAATTATCTGAAGTTAGAAAATTTACAAATCACTATCTACCAATGACTTTAAAGTTGGTTAATTCTTATAAAGAGTTAAATAATCAATACATTGAAGGAGATAATGTAAAGAAAGCTAAAATAGAAATAGAAAAAAGTATAGATTTAATAAATGGTGCTTTTGCCAATTTATTAGATGATTTGTTTGAGGATGTTGTTTTAGATATATCTTCGGATATTGAAGTATTAAAGACATTATTTACTCAAGAAGGATTGACAGAAGATGATTTTATAAAAGATGATAATGACAATAATGGAGGAATGTAGATGAGTAATAACTTTGATGAAGAAATAAATATCACCCCAAGTTTATCTTTTGATGCTGTTGAAGAAATTAATGAAGTAAAAAAGCTTCAGGAAGAAAAGCCAAAGGAAGCTAATGAAGAAGAGATATTAACTGTTGAGGAAAAGAAAATGGTGGATGATTTTGTTGAAAAGATTGATTTAACAAACTCTAATTCTATTTTGCAGTATGGTGTAGGAGCTCAAAAGAAGATAGCTGATTTTTCAGAAACAGCACTAAATAATGTTAAAACTAAAGATTTAGGTGCTATTGGTGAAATGCTTTCAAATGTAGTAGTAGAACTTAAGAATTTTGAAAATACAGAAGAAAAGAAAGGTTTTCTAGGTATATTTAAAAAACCAGCGCAAAAATTTGAAGATATGAAGGTTAAATATACAAAGGTTGAAGGTAATATAAATAATATATGTACAGCTCTTGAGAAACATCAGATACAGCTATTAAAAGATATATCGATGTTAGATAAAATGTATGAAATAAATAAAGTATATTTTAAAGAATTAACTATGTATATTTTAGCTGGTAAAAAGAAGCTCGATAGGGTAAGAAATGAGGATTTGGCAAAACTTGCAGAGAAGGCTAGATTAAGTGGGCGTACAGAAGATGCTCAGGAAACTAATGATCTTGCAGCTTTATGTGACAGATTTGAAAAGAAAATTCATGATTTAGAATTAACAAAAATGATTTCACTTCAGATGGCTCCACAAATTCGTTTAATTCAAAATAATGATACTTTAATGTCTGAGAAAATACAATCTACTATTGTAAATACGATACCTCTTTGGAAAAGCCAAATAGTTTTAGCACTAGGTGTAGAGCATTCAGCTAATGCTGTTAAAGTGCAAAATGAAGTCACTAATATGACTAATGAACTTTTAAGAAAAAATGCAGAAACATTAAAAATGTCAACAATAGAAACAGCAAAGGCTTCTGAACGAGGCATTGTTGATATAGAAACTTTACGTCAAACTAATGAATCATTAATTTCTACTCTTGATGAAGTTATGCGTATACAAGCTGAAGGCCGTGAAAAGCGTAAAGCAGCAGAAGAAGAGTTGCATAATATCGAAGAACAATTAAAAAGTAAATTGTTAACATTAAGAAAATAAGTCCCTCTAAGGAGGTGACTTATTTTTTTTATTAATTAATCAGTATTCTATTGCATAATATAATATTATTTACAAATACTATTTGGAAAAGTTACTAAAAAGGATAGGTGATATTTATATGAATAATAATATGTTTAGTGATGGGTTAAAAAATATACTTTTAGTTGGAATCGGTGCTATGGCAACTACTACAGAGAAGTGTAAAGAGATCATTGATGAGCTTGTAAAAAAGGGAGAAGTTACTGTAGAGCAAGGGAAAGTTTTAAATGAAGAATTAAAAAGAAGTATCAAAGAGAAGAAAAATGAAATATCTGATGAAAAAATTTCTGAAGTGTTAAGTGAAATAAAAAAGATGAGTCCTGAAGAAGTAGAAAAACTAAAAAATAAATTAAATTCTATATAATTAAGAAGCTGATAAAATGAAGAATAATAAGAAGCGTCTAAAAGAGATAATATCAGTATTAAAAAAATACAAAATAACAAAAGGAATTACTCCGGAAAAATGTAGAAAGATAGTTGAAGAATTAGGACCAACTTTTATTAAGATAGGTCAAATAATGTCCATGAGAACAGATATACTACCACAAGATTACTGTGAGGAACTAAAAAAATTACAGTCAAATGTTGCACCTATGAATTACGATACAGTAAAAAGTATAATAGAAGAAACTTATGATATGCCTATTGATATGATTTTTAAAAAGTTTGATCCTATACCAATAGGCTCGGCTTCTATTGCTCAAGTTCATAAGGCTATATTAAAAGATGGAAGATTAGTAGTGGCGAAGATACAAAGAAAAGATATTTATGAGAGTATGTATAGAGATATTAACTTATTAAAAAAAGCTCTTTCAATGACAAATTTATCTAAATTAATGGGTAATGTTATAGATTTTAATATGGTCTTGGATGAGATGTGGGAAGTAGCATTACAAGAAATGGATTTTCTTATTGAAGCTAGTAATATGGAAAAATTCAAAAGAAATAATAAGGATATACTGTATGTAAGTTGTCCGTATATAGAAAAAGAATATACAAACTCTAAAATATTGGTTATGGAATATATTGATGGTATAAGGATAGATAATATAGAACATCTAAAAGAAGAGGGATATGATTTATCAGAAATAGGGATTAAGCTAGCAAACAATTATATAAAGCAATTATTAGAAGACGGATTTTTTCATGCTGATCCTCATCCGGGGAATATATGGATAAGAGGTAGGAAAATTTACTGGATTGATTTAGGGATGGTAGGAACATTATCTACTTATGATAAAGAAATGTTAATGAAGGTTGTTGAAGCTTTTGTTGAAAAAGATATTAATAAAATAAAATCAGTATTATTAATAATAGGTAGGCCTAAGAGTGGTGTTAATGAAGAAAAATTATACAATGACTTGGAGAGTATAGTAAATAAATATAGTAATATGCCTATGAGAGAAATAAATTTAACAGTAATTTTAGAAGAATTTATGGCTATAGCTAAGGAACATAGCATCACTATGCCAAAAGGAATTTCTCTGTTTACTAGAGGATTATTAACAATACAGGGTGTTATGGCAATGCTAAGTCCTGATATTGACTTGATTGAGATATTAACTAATTTTCTAAATAATAATTTTATAAAATCTATAGATGTAAAAAAAGAAATTTTATCTATAGGTAAGGAAATATTATATTCTAGTAAGAAATCTATTTCTATTGTCAGTGAACTTTCAAATTTAATTAATATGACTATTAAAGGACAAAGTAAGATAAATTTAAAAATTATAAGGTTGGAGGAATCACTGAATTACATTGATAAGATGGTAAATAAAATAATAGTAGCTGTGATTACTGCAGGGTTGCTTATTGGATCTAGCTTAATTTGTACTACGAATATGAAAATAAAGATATTTGATATACCACTACTTGGATTTTTAGGGTTTCTCGTAGCGCTTATATTAGGTGGAATACTTATTGTAGATATTGTTAAAAAGTAAAGTCATTATAATATTATTACTATATTATAATGATTTTTTATTATATTTAGCTAATGTATAGATAAGCATCGCGAATTTACATTAATGTTTTCAAATTCTTTAAACCTTGACATTGAATTTACAATGAATTATTATTTCTCTATAATAATAATTATTGTTTGATAATTGCTATTAGAAAGAATATCTACAGTATATATTTAATAATACTATAAGGTAGTTATAATTTTGCTAAGTAGATATCTTTTATTTAGTTGTGGCAGTAGATAAATTAGGAGGAGAAAATGAATTATTCAAAAACTGCAGATGAGATCCTAAGGTTTTTAGGAGGAGAGAATAATATTATAGAATTGACTCATTGTATGACAAGGTTAAGAGTTAAGGTAAAAGATTCTCATAAAGTTAACAAGGATAGACTTTCTAAAATAGAAGGTGTTATTACTATAGTTGAAAGTATGGGACAAATTCAGATTGTTATAGGTAATAAAGTGGTAAAAGTTTATGAAGAGATAGCTATGAATATTCCTAACAGTGATAAAGTTATAAATGATAATAAAACTAATGACAAAGTATGGAACAAGGTATTATCTACTATAGCAGGAATATTTACACCTATAATTCCTGCTATAGCTGGTTCTGGTATGATAAAAGGAATATTATCTGTTGTAGCAATGTATTATAGCAATAAGCATGGAATAGATATAAAAGAAATGGATACATATATTATTTTAAATGCATTAGCAGATGCTATATTTTATTTCATGCCTATTATGCTAGGATATACTTCAGCTAAAATGTTTAAAACAAATGAAATAATTGCAATGGTTATAGGGGCAACACTTTGTTATCCTGCTTTTGTGAGTTTTATGACTGGAGATAGTGAAGTATCTTTATTTGGACTTACTTTAACAAAGGCTTCATATACTTCTTCAGTAATTCCTATTATTATAGCAGTATGGGTTCTTTCTTATGTTGAGAAATATCTTAAAAAGTTTATTCCAGAAGTAGTAAAAATAATAATGGTACCAACATTATCTTTATTAATTATACTTCCAGCTACATTATTTTTATTTGGGCCTATTGGAATTTATATTGGTAATTCTATTAATTTCTTATATAAATTTATATATGAGTTTAGCCCTGGATTATGTGGTGCATTTATTGGCGGATTATGGTGTGTATTAGTTATTTTTGGAGCACATAGAGCTCTTGTACCTATTGGTATAAATGATGTGGCGAAAACTGGTAGACAAAACATACTAGCTTTTGCAGGAGCAGCTAATTTTTCTCAAGCAGGAGCAGCTTTAGGTGTATTTTTTAAAACAAAAAATAAAGATTTAAAAACTATATCGATGTCAGCAACTATTACTGCATTATTTGGTATTACAGAGCCGGCAATTTATGGTGCAAACTTAAGATTGAAAAAGCCTATGATATGTGCTGTAATATGTGGTGCAATTGGAGGAGCGATAATGGGTATAGGAGGAGCTTTTGGTAATGCTTTTGCAAATCAAGGAATTTTAACAATTCCAGTTTATGCTGAAGTAGGTTTAAGAGGATTTATAAGTTATTTAATTGGAATTAGTATTGCATTTTTTGGATCAGCTATATTGACATATATAGTAGGGTTTGAAGATATACCAAGTAGAGGCATGAAAGGAGAAGAATAATGGGAAACGTATTTCCAGAAAATTTTTTATGGGGAGCATCATCATCAGCGTTTCAAATTGAAGGTGCTTGGGATGAAGATGGAAAAGGGTTAACTGTAGCAGATTATAATTCATTTAGAAAATCACATATTCAAGCAGATACAAAAGTAGCTTCTGATTTTTATCATAATTATGAAGAAGATATTGATTTAATGAAAGAGTTAGGAATGAAGACATATAGATTTTCACTATCATGGGCAAGAATCATTCCTGATGGAGAAGGAGAAGTTAATAGAAAGGGTATAGAATTTTATAATAAAGTTATAAATAAATTAATTAAAAATGGAATAGAACCTTTTGTGACATTGTATCATTTTGATTTACCCTTTGCTTTAGTAGAGAAGTATAATGGGTGGGAAAGTAGAAAGACAGTAGAAGCTTTTCATCGTTATGCAAAAATTTGTTTTAAAGAGTTTGGTGATCGTGTAAAGTATTGGCAACCTCATAATGAGCAAAATTTAATTGTAAGAATAGAAGAGAGAATTAATATATATGATGAAGAGGACAAATGGAAAATAGACAAGATGAGAGCACAAATGGATTACAATATGTGTTTAGCTCATGCTTTAGCCGTTAATTCTTGTCATGAGATGATAGA
Above is a genomic segment from Clostridium bornimense containing:
- a CDS encoding pyruvate carboxylase, producing MGQKFKKVLVANRGEIAIRIFRACHELGIRTVAIYTEEDKCSLFRTKSDEAYLIGKNKGPVEAYLNIDEIINLALKKHVDAIHPGYGFLSENADFARRCEEAGIEFIGPKSEMMEKLGDKIQSKLVAKAVGVPVIPGVEKPIETEEEALEAAELCGYPVMVKAAAGGGGRGMRIVRKKEDLISNYKSAKNEAKKAFGIDDIFIEKYIEGPKHIEIQVLGDKYGNVVHLYERDCSIQRRHQKVIEISPASSLDDSVRNKICEDALKIAKSMNYRSAGTLEFLVDMHGNHYFIEMNPRVQVEHTITEMTTGIDIVQSQILIAEGYKLDSDEVGIKSQDDVNPRGFAIQCRVTTEDPANNFSPDTGRIDVYRSGAGFGIRLDGGNGFAGAVISPYYDSLLVKTTSYSRTFEDARRKAIRAIKELNITGVKTNIDFLINVLNNETFKKGQCDTNFISDNPQLFDINPRTDKEYRLLKFIGEKVVNETKGIKKEYDVPVIPSVDNIGNLSGTKQILDAEGPEGVVKWIKNQKKLLLTDTTMRDAQQSLMATRVRSRDMKNIAKATAVYGNDLFSLEMWGGATFDTAYRFLKESPWRRLESLRKRIPNVMFQMLIRGANGVGYKNYPDNVIREFIKESAKSGIDIFRIFDSLNWSKGIEVALDEVLNCGKVAEVALCYTGDILDTNRDKYSLDYYVRKAKEIEKMGAHILAIKDMSALLKPYAAKKLITALKNEVEIPIHLHTHDTTGNGVATVLMAADAGVDIVDTTFNSMSGLTSQPALNSIVAALSNTDRDTGIDLNGIQKLSDYWHDVRPVYSQFESDLKSGSVEIYNYEIPGGQYSNLKPQVESFGLGHRFDDVKKMYKTVNNMLGDIIKVTPSSKMVGDMAIFMVQNDLTPENIYEKGKNLAFPDSVVSYFKGMMGQPEGGFPVELQKLVLKGEEPITVRPGELLPSEDFDKIREYLKEKYKYEPTNKDLLSYALYPDVFEDFIKFILEYGDMSRMGSDVFFHGLSEGETSEIEIAEGKTMIVKLIEIGKLDNEGNRTLDFEINGNRREIKIKDKTERINKNLGPDEGSKMADPSNKLEVGASIPGTIVKVLVEKGQEVKEGDSLIVVEAMKMETNIVAAANGTVEAILVEEGQQVKTGELLIKLV
- a CDS encoding secondary thiamine-phosphate synthase enzyme YjbQ; protein product: MKKLFRHDLRINKEQTMVSITDIIEEDINKSGIKDGIVIVFCPHTTAGITINENADPDVVRDIIYGLEKVYPTRDKNYKHFEGNSHAHMKASTMGASQTLIVDDGKMVLGIWQDIYFCEFDGPRDRKFFVKIMEG
- a CDS encoding MerR family transcriptional regulator, with translation MVNGKYTAGELAKLCGVSVRTIRYYDVKGLLKPIEYSEAGYRYYDDSSINTLQKILMLKYLGFSLEKIIEIINSNLGENLSQSLKEQRRLLMEKREHINLIINAVEEAERYSDSWESLIKIISLTNEKEEVIKQYSTDINLNKRMNIHDKFSTNSYGWHKWVFDKMKLKENMRILEIGCGNGALWLNNLNRIPKGCNIFLTDYSEGMLEKAKRNIISNNDVKFQFMQKDADNFEIDEDKFDIIIANHVLFYIKNREKLFYSIRRLLKNEGVFYCSTIGREHMLELHNLAYEFDERICIPHDEMCNEFSLENGKEQLSKAFNRVSRIDYEDSLIVDDSKALYDYVYSIPGNAANLIDNSKKDFKEFLDDKIEKEGAIYINKSTGIFRCH
- the greA gene encoding transcription elongation factor GreA; translated protein: MNNKLTKENIKKLQEELDYRMTVKRAEIAKEKLIAAAHGDRSENAEYKEACANYRANDNRIQYLMTMISTAIIIDETDSDNSVLNLNSKAKIKFVDTNDEEIVTLVTTMDLDPENMHISIESGLGKALLGKTVGDIVEVEAPSNNYFVEILEIF
- a CDS encoding 5-bromo-4-chloroindolyl phosphate hydrolysis family protein, whose amino-acid sequence is MDRNDFSHLEDQIRATVENAARYVEFAKVRVNNTAEDTLNEVISKFKNTSDYFERKVQENISQYNYSKNRNDAIRVKDNVTNMYIAKKPAGRVSGIVLNVIGTIGTIGFAIPLVICSIIKISSEYALVGMNIAIYILALFFILSISLSYKGASLRNRVKRFRKYVRCLSGRNYCRIDELASSVAKNNSFVIKDLKKMIRLDMFREGHIDDEKSYFMLSNKVYEEYLNSKESYKRRKAEEENKDKNVDKDDDSEKSDIELISEMREKYISEIKYANDVIEEKEISMKLDRLERIVDEIFKQVEKNPEKLSEVRKFTNHYLPMTLKLVNSYKELNNQYIEGDNVKKAKIEIEKSIDLINGAFANLLDDLFEDVVLDISSDIEVLKTLFTQEGLTEDDFIKDDNDNNGGM
- a CDS encoding toxic anion resistance protein, giving the protein MSNNFDEEINITPSLSFDAVEEINEVKKLQEEKPKEANEEEILTVEEKKMVDDFVEKIDLTNSNSILQYGVGAQKKIADFSETALNNVKTKDLGAIGEMLSNVVVELKNFENTEEKKGFLGIFKKPAQKFEDMKVKYTKVEGNINNICTALEKHQIQLLKDISMLDKMYEINKVYFKELTMYILAGKKKLDRVRNEDLAKLAEKARLSGRTEDAQETNDLAALCDRFEKKIHDLELTKMISLQMAPQIRLIQNNDTLMSEKIQSTIVNTIPLWKSQIVLALGVEHSANAVKVQNEVTNMTNELLRKNAETLKMSTIETAKASERGIVDIETLRQTNESLISTLDEVMRIQAEGREKRKAAEEELHNIEEQLKSKLLTLRK
- a CDS encoding phasin family protein, which codes for MNNNMFSDGLKNILLVGIGAMATTTEKCKEIIDELVKKGEVTVEQGKVLNEELKRSIKEKKNEISDEKISEVLSEIKKMSPEEVEKLKNKLNSI
- a CDS encoding ABC1 kinase family protein, with the protein product MKNNKKRLKEIISVLKKYKITKGITPEKCRKIVEELGPTFIKIGQIMSMRTDILPQDYCEELKKLQSNVAPMNYDTVKSIIEETYDMPIDMIFKKFDPIPIGSASIAQVHKAILKDGRLVVAKIQRKDIYESMYRDINLLKKALSMTNLSKLMGNVIDFNMVLDEMWEVALQEMDFLIEASNMEKFKRNNKDILYVSCPYIEKEYTNSKILVMEYIDGIRIDNIEHLKEEGYDLSEIGIKLANNYIKQLLEDGFFHADPHPGNIWIRGRKIYWIDLGMVGTLSTYDKEMLMKVVEAFVEKDINKIKSVLLIIGRPKSGVNEEKLYNDLESIVNKYSNMPMREINLTVILEEFMAIAKEHSITMPKGISLFTRGLLTIQGVMAMLSPDIDLIEILTNFLNNNFIKSIDVKKEILSIGKEILYSSKKSISIVSELSNLINMTIKGQSKINLKIIRLEESLNYIDKMVNKIIVAVITAGLLIGSSLICTTNMKIKIFDIPLLGFLGFLVALILGGILIVDIVKK